From the genome of Psychrilyobacter atlanticus DSM 19335, one region includes:
- a CDS encoding D-alanyl-D-alanine carboxypeptidase family protein encodes MKRIIIGIYLIVGILSFGQGDRFAAKLLGTADGKIINSINGEKIYPLASVTKMMTILVTYDAISKGEISMDDMVDIPEEMRKIGGSRIWMTVEDSLSVRDLVKATAIYSANNAAYSLAYYVGGGDLDKFVEKMNEKAESLGMVNTNYYTPAGLPPHMTGTEMDVSTVNDIYKLSMELLKNDDYMKIASMKEAGIRNGQQRFKSRNKLLGIDGIYGIKTGHHSLAGYNISIVSKKNDLNMIEIVFGSPDEKTRDTVVLEDLDKFYIDYGYIDLLVQGEKIGTLKVEDGVESEVNFYAENNYTKLMAKNRKIEKQVTMKKDIKAPVAAGTVVGEYRLLIDGKTYLKSELRIDHSIERMGFFQRIFN; translated from the coding sequence ATGAAAAGAATTATTATAGGAATATATTTAATTGTAGGTATATTGAGTTTTGGGCAAGGGGATAGATTTGCAGCAAAACTATTGGGAACAGCGGATGGTAAAATAATAAATAGTATCAATGGAGAAAAGATTTACCCGTTGGCTTCTGTGACTAAGATGATGACTATATTGGTTACCTATGATGCTATATCTAAGGGCGAGATATCGATGGATGATATGGTAGATATTCCAGAAGAGATGAGAAAAATTGGTGGGAGCAGAATATGGATGACTGTGGAAGACAGCCTCAGTGTGAGAGATCTGGTCAAAGCAACGGCTATTTATTCTGCCAACAATGCAGCATATTCCCTGGCTTATTATGTGGGAGGTGGAGATTTAGACAAATTTGTAGAGAAAATGAATGAAAAAGCAGAATCTTTAGGGATGGTAAATACTAATTATTATACTCCGGCAGGGTTACCTCCTCATATGACGGGAACAGAGATGGATGTATCTACAGTAAATGATATCTATAAATTATCTATGGAATTGTTGAAAAATGATGACTATATGAAAATTGCTTCGATGAAGGAAGCTGGTATAAGAAATGGTCAGCAGAGGTTTAAAAGCAGAAATAAATTATTGGGAATAGATGGGATCTATGGGATAAAAACTGGACATCATAGTTTGGCAGGGTATAATATCTCCATTGTTTCTAAAAAGAATGATTTAAATATGATAGAGATTGTGTTTGGTTCGCCAGATGAAAAGACCCGTGATACAGTTGTGCTAGAAGATTTAGATAAATTCTACATTGATTATGGGTATATAGATCTTTTGGTTCAGGGGGAAAAAATAGGGACACTAAAGGTTGAAGATGGTGTGGAATCAGAAGTTAATTTTTATGCTGAAAACAACTATACTAAGTTGATGGCTAAAAATAGAAAGATAGAAAAACAAGTGACAATGAAAAAAGATATAAAAGCTCCTGTTGCAGCTGGAACTGTAGTTGGGGAGTATAGGCTTTTAATAGATGGTAAAACTTATTTAAAAAGTGAACTAAGAATTGATCATTCAATTGAAAGAATGGGATTTTTTCAAAGAATATTTAACTAA
- a CDS encoding RluA family pseudouridine synthase codes for MKKYIIEPEYHGYKVGDYLKEVLGYSSRSMRKIDIFLNGKKVKPNKKVRKLNRLLVKEHNKGTNIEPIQMDLDIVYEDKNLIILNKEPYLIVHPTKKKVDKTLAHGIVHYMKEQTGEITVPRFYNRLDMNTSGIIVVAKNGFAQAFLQNKEKATVKKYYQTIVKGIVKEEEFVIEESIGRVGDSLKRELLSVEDGGQTAKTGVKVLKRMDDQNLTLLEVELFTGRTHQIRVHLSSIGHPILGDELYGGMVDSIKRQLLHAYKLIFTNPDTGKEETVTTTLPDDMDRIIKGEVIG; via the coding sequence ATGAAAAAATATATAATAGAGCCAGAATATCATGGATATAAAGTTGGGGATTATTTAAAGGAAGTTTTGGGTTATTCTAGTAGAAGTATGAGGAAGATCGATATCTTTTTGAATGGGAAAAAAGTGAAGCCCAATAAAAAAGTAAGGAAATTGAATAGGTTATTGGTGAAGGAGCACAATAAAGGAACAAACATCGAGCCTATCCAAATGGATTTGGATATAGTATATGAGGATAAGAACCTGATTATATTAAATAAGGAACCATATTTGATAGTGCATCCCACTAAAAAGAAGGTAGATAAAACTCTGGCTCATGGAATAGTGCATTATATGAAGGAACAGACAGGGGAAATTACAGTTCCGAGATTCTATAATAGATTGGATATGAACACGTCTGGAATTATAGTGGTAGCTAAAAATGGGTTTGCCCAGGCATTTTTACAAAATAAAGAGAAAGCCACTGTGAAGAAGTATTATCAAACAATAGTTAAGGGAATAGTTAAAGAAGAAGAGTTTGTTATAGAGGAATCGATTGGTCGTGTAGGAGATTCGCTGAAAAGAGAATTACTTTCAGTAGAAGATGGAGGTCAAACTGCAAAAACAGGAGTAAAGGTTTTAAAGAGAATGGATGATCAAAACTTAACCCTTCTAGAGGTGGAGTTATTTACAGGAAGAACCCATCAAATCAGAGTACATCTATCATCTATAGGACATCCAATATTAGGAGATGAACTCTATGGGGGAATGGTTGATAGTATTAAAAGACAGCTTCTGCATGCTTATAAATTAATCTTTACTAACCCAGACACTGGAAAAGAGGAAACTGTAACTACAACTTTACCTGATGACATGGATAGAATTATAAAAGGGGAGGTGATAGGGTAA
- the gap gene encoding type I glyceraldehyde-3-phosphate dehydrogenase → MAAVKIAINGFGRIGRLAFRLMADNPEFEVVAINDLTDPRTLAYLLKFDTAQGRFKMDSIEATENGIVVDGKEIKIYSERNAADLPWKALDVDVVLECTGFYVSKEKSQAHIDAGAKKVVISAPAAGDLKTVVFNVNDDVLTGEETIISGASCTTNCLAPVVNVLNKEFGLVKGFMTTIHAYTNDQNILDAPHPKDINARRGRAGAANMVPTSTGAAVAVGKVLPELLGKLDGGAVRVPTVTGSCVDLVVELDKNVTVEEINAAMKAASNETLGYTEEPIVSSDCIGIEFGSWFDAQSTKVMTVDGKQLVKILTWYDNEMSYTAQLIRTCKKFAQLAK, encoded by the coding sequence ATGGCAGCAGTAAAGATAGCGATAAATGGATTTGGTAGAATTGGAAGATTAGCATTCAGATTAATGGCAGATAACCCTGAATTTGAAGTAGTAGCAATAAACGACTTAACGGACCCTAGAACTTTAGCTTACTTATTAAAGTTTGATACAGCTCAAGGAAGATTCAAAATGGATTCAATTGAAGCTACAGAAAACGGAATAGTAGTAGATGGGAAAGAAATTAAAATATACTCTGAAAGAAATGCAGCAGACTTACCTTGGAAAGCATTAGATGTAGATGTAGTATTAGAATGTACTGGATTCTATGTATCTAAAGAAAAGTCTCAAGCACATATAGATGCAGGAGCTAAGAAAGTAGTTATCTCTGCACCAGCAGCAGGAGATCTTAAAACAGTTGTATTCAACGTAAACGATGACGTATTAACTGGAGAAGAAACTATCATATCTGGAGCTTCTTGTACAACTAACTGTTTAGCACCAGTTGTAAACGTGTTAAACAAAGAATTTGGATTAGTTAAAGGATTCATGACAACTATCCATGCATATACAAATGACCAAAACATCTTAGATGCACCTCATCCAAAGGATATCAATGCAAGAAGAGGAAGAGCAGGAGCAGCTAACATGGTACCTACATCTACAGGAGCAGCAGTAGCAGTAGGAAAAGTATTACCTGAATTATTAGGAAAATTAGATGGTGGAGCAGTAAGAGTTCCAACTGTTACAGGATCTTGTGTTGACTTAGTAGTAGAGTTAGATAAGAACGTAACTGTAGAAGAAATCAATGCAGCTATGAAAGCAGCATCAAATGAAACTTTAGGATACACTGAAGAGCCAATCGTATCTTCTGACTGTATCGGAATCGAATTCGGATCATGGTTTGATGCTCAATCTACAAAAGTAATGACTGTAGATGGAAAGCAATTAGTAAAAATCTTAACTTGGTATGATAACGAGATGTCTTATACAGCTCAATTAATCAGAACTTGTAAGAAATTTGCTCAATTAGCAAAGTAA
- a CDS encoding phosphoglycerate kinase, translated as MAKKIVNELELNGKKVLMRVDFNVPMKDGKITNDNRIVAATDTIKYVLEQGGKVIAFSHLGRVKTEEDKAGKSMAPIAVRLSELLGKEVKFVAETRGAELEAAVAELKAGEIMMFENTRFEDIDGKKESKNDPELGKYWASLGDVFVNDAFGTAHRAHASNVGIASNVTESAAGFLMEKEIKFIGGVVDAPQKPLVAILGGAKVSDKISVIKNLIPKADKIIIGGGMMFTFLKAKGLNIGSSLCEEDRLDLAKELMELAGDKLVLPVDTITSKEFSNDAGHKIVSVNEIPDGEMGLDIGPKSVELFKSALAGAKTVVWNGPMGVFEMSNFAKGTIGVCEAIANLDGAITIIGGGDSATAAIDLGFADKFTHISTGGGASLEYLEGKVLPGIDSIASHCGNCNCGK; from the coding sequence ATGGCGAAAAAAATAGTAAATGAATTAGAGTTAAACGGTAAAAAAGTATTAATGAGAGTGGATTTTAACGTTCCTATGAAGGATGGAAAGATCACAAATGATAATAGGATAGTTGCAGCTACTGACACAATTAAATATGTATTAGAGCAAGGTGGAAAAGTTATAGCTTTCTCTCATTTAGGAAGAGTAAAAACAGAGGAAGATAAAGCAGGAAAATCAATGGCACCAATAGCTGTAAGATTATCTGAATTATTAGGTAAAGAAGTTAAGTTTGTTGCTGAAACTAGAGGAGCAGAATTAGAAGCTGCAGTAGCGGAATTAAAAGCTGGAGAGATCATGATGTTTGAAAATACTAGATTTGAAGACATCGATGGTAAGAAAGAATCTAAAAATGACCCTGAATTAGGAAAATACTGGGCTTCTTTAGGAGACGTTTTCGTAAACGATGCATTTGGAACTGCTCATAGAGCGCATGCTTCAAATGTAGGAATCGCTTCAAACGTAACAGAATCAGCAGCAGGATTCTTAATGGAAAAAGAAATTAAATTTATTGGTGGAGTAGTAGATGCGCCGCAAAAACCATTAGTAGCGATCTTAGGAGGAGCAAAAGTTTCTGATAAGATCTCTGTAATCAAAAATTTAATACCAAAAGCTGATAAGATAATTATTGGTGGAGGAATGATGTTCACTTTCTTAAAAGCAAAAGGATTAAATATCGGATCTTCATTATGTGAAGAAGATAGATTAGACCTTGCTAAAGAATTAATGGAGTTAGCAGGAGATAAATTAGTATTACCTGTAGATACTATTACTTCAAAAGAATTCTCAAATGATGCAGGACATAAAATTGTTTCTGTAAATGAAATTCCTGATGGAGAAATGGGATTAGATATCGGACCTAAATCAGTAGAATTATTTAAATCTGCATTAGCAGGAGCTAAGACTGTAGTATGGAATGGACCGATGGGTGTATTCGAAATGTCTAACTTTGCTAAAGGAACTATCGGAGTTTGTGAAGCTATCGCCAATTTAGACGGTGCTATCACTATTATCGGTGGAGGAGACTCTGCAACAGCAGCAATCGATTTAGGATTTGCTGACAAGTTTACACATATCTCTACTGGTGGAGGAGCTTCACTTGAGTATTTAGAAGGTAAAGTTTTACCAGGAATAGATTCTATAGCTAGTCACTGTGGTAACTGTAACTGCGGTAAATAA
- the hpf gene encoding ribosome hibernation-promoting factor, HPF/YfiA family, whose protein sequence is MRTTIRGRHLEVTEGIKNYAEKRFGKLETYFNHIDETEVVLKYEDKKVYGVEVIVSTKGNKYIAKTKGGELYTEIDKAKEKIKGVLTKEKKKILDSKREEKPEVE, encoded by the coding sequence ATGAGAACGACAATAAGAGGAAGACACTTAGAGGTAACAGAGGGAATCAAAAATTATGCAGAGAAGAGATTTGGTAAATTAGAGACGTACTTTAATCATATAGATGAAACTGAAGTTGTTTTAAAATATGAAGATAAAAAAGTATATGGTGTAGAAGTTATTGTAAGTACTAAGGGGAATAAATATATTGCTAAAACTAAAGGTGGAGAATTATACACTGAGATAGATAAGGCTAAAGAGAAGATAAAAGGTGTATTGACTAAAGAAAAGAAGAAAATTTTAGATAGTAAAAGGGAAGAGAAGCCAGAAGTTGAATAG
- a CDS encoding alanine/glycine:cation symporter family protein has product MENIINFVNGVLWGKNVLVWMLIGAGLFFSIKTKFVQLRLFKHMISLVKSNNEEKSEGITSFQAFCISTASRVGAGNLVGVVAAVSIGGAGSIFWMWIMAVIGAASAFAETVLAVIYREKTKDGKFVGGPAFFLHKGVGKKWLGVLFVISALICWAGVMQVVSNSVTESFKVAFGIDELIVTIILIILTGVVIFGKKDKISMLLSKLVPIMSALYLLVVLFIVVKNIDLIPGLITEIVSQALGIRQAVGGSLGAVIMIGIKRGLFSNEAGSGSAPSAAASADVDHPAKQGLLQALGVFVDTILICSATAFVMLLADIDKTNLKGMKFLQESFRYHVGDWGVIFIALILFLFSFSTVLGIMFYAKNNIIFLSEREIFQNMFKVLVLVMLFQGGIQQNLFIWSLADFGIGLMTVINLIGIVLLSKEVKSCLDNYEGVFLKKQKADKTKVTI; this is encoded by the coding sequence ATGGAAAATATTATAAACTTTGTAAACGGAGTTTTATGGGGAAAAAATGTATTGGTTTGGATGTTGATAGGGGCAGGGCTGTTTTTTAGTATAAAAACAAAGTTTGTTCAATTGAGATTGTTTAAGCATATGATATCTTTGGTAAAGTCAAATAATGAAGAAAAAAGTGAAGGGATTACATCTTTCCAAGCTTTCTGTATTAGTACAGCTTCCAGGGTAGGAGCTGGGAACTTGGTAGGAGTTGTAGCGGCAGTATCTATAGGTGGAGCAGGATCTATTTTTTGGATGTGGATAATGGCTGTAATAGGAGCCGCTTCAGCGTTTGCGGAAACTGTTTTGGCTGTTATCTATAGAGAAAAAACTAAAGACGGGAAATTTGTAGGAGGGCCGGCATTTTTCCTACATAAAGGAGTGGGGAAAAAATGGTTAGGAGTGTTGTTTGTAATATCTGCATTGATATGTTGGGCAGGAGTAATGCAGGTTGTTTCGAACTCTGTAACAGAATCTTTTAAGGTGGCTTTTGGAATTGATGAACTTATAGTGACTATAATTTTAATAATATTGACAGGGGTAGTTATATTTGGAAAAAAGGATAAAATATCTATGCTTTTATCAAAATTAGTTCCTATTATGTCTGCACTATACTTATTAGTAGTGTTGTTTATAGTGGTAAAAAATATTGATTTAATACCAGGACTTATAACAGAGATAGTTTCCCAGGCTTTAGGAATTAGGCAGGCAGTAGGGGGGAGTTTAGGAGCAGTTATAATGATTGGGATAAAGAGAGGGTTATTTTCTAATGAAGCAGGTAGTGGTAGTGCCCCTAGTGCGGCAGCATCAGCGGATGTTGATCATCCGGCGAAACAAGGGCTGTTGCAAGCTCTAGGAGTGTTTGTAGATACTATATTAATATGTAGTGCTACAGCTTTTGTAATGTTGTTAGCAGATATAGATAAAACAAATTTAAAGGGGATGAAGTTTTTACAGGAATCTTTTAGATACCATGTAGGAGATTGGGGAGTTATATTTATAGCACTTATATTATTTTTATTTTCCTTTAGTACAGTATTGGGGATCATGTTCTATGCTAAAAACAATATAATTTTTTTATCTGAGAGAGAGATCTTTCAAAATATGTTTAAAGTGTTGGTATTAGTTATGTTATTTCAAGGTGGTATTCAACAAAATCTATTTATCTGGTCTTTGGCAGATTTTGGAATAGGATTGATGACAGTAATTAACCTTATAGGTATAGTATTGTTATCTAAGGAAGTGAAAAGTTGTCTAGATAATTATGAAGGGGTTTTTTTGAAGAAGCAAAAGGCAGATAAAACTAAAGTTACAATATAA
- a CDS encoding MATE family efflux transporter: MESKKRFYKQLITIAVPIAMQSMISSSVNMADVFMIGKLGATKLAALGLANQIMFLMALLLYGVNSGSAVFMSQFWGKKDKESLYKVLGIALIASIFVGIIFFAGGQFAPEFLIKIYSPDIEVINLGASYLKIVSWSYIITAISMVYGIQLRSVGILKLGVSTSVVSLVVNVFFNYVLIFGNLGFPKLGIEGAAIATLIARIIEMTIIVSLVYKNKYPLACKIKEMVKIDRKFLKKFTLTTAPVIANEMLWALGMTAYAMVYARMSTESVAVINIVDSIAKILFTGFFGIASATAVMIGHKIGEKEEEEAIKYAYLLGKISVYIGIVTGVIMVIIIKPLLSFYNLEVEVYDLVVKTTYMLAVLTPFKSFTATTVVGILRAGGDVKYCLVLDITALWLVGIPLVIYGGLTLGLPIYIVYGLAGSEEVIKFIFSVRRVISKKWITNLVENM; encoded by the coding sequence ATGGAAAGTAAAAAAAGGTTTTATAAACAATTGATAACTATAGCAGTACCTATAGCTATGCAAAGTATGATCTCCTCCTCGGTAAATATGGCAGATGTATTTATGATTGGGAAACTAGGCGCAACTAAGTTGGCTGCCTTGGGGTTAGCCAATCAAATAATGTTTTTAATGGCACTCCTATTATATGGGGTAAATAGTGGATCGGCAGTTTTTATGTCGCAATTTTGGGGAAAAAAAGATAAAGAAAGTTTATATAAGGTGTTGGGAATAGCTCTTATAGCTAGTATATTTGTAGGTATAATTTTTTTTGCAGGTGGGCAATTTGCTCCAGAGTTTTTGATAAAGATATATTCTCCGGACATAGAAGTAATAAACTTAGGAGCCTCGTATTTAAAGATAGTAAGTTGGTCATATATAATAACAGCAATATCCATGGTGTATGGAATTCAGCTTAGGAGTGTAGGTATCTTGAAATTGGGTGTCTCTACCAGTGTAGTCAGTTTGGTAGTTAATGTCTTTTTTAATTATGTATTAATATTTGGAAATTTAGGGTTTCCGAAATTAGGGATAGAGGGAGCTGCAATAGCTACTTTAATTGCCAGAATTATAGAGATGACAATAATAGTAAGTTTAGTATATAAAAATAAATACCCATTGGCTTGTAAGATAAAAGAAATGGTAAAAATTGATAGAAAGTTTCTGAAAAAATTCACTCTGACTACTGCACCGGTTATAGCAAATGAGATGCTTTGGGCTCTTGGAATGACTGCTTATGCTATGGTATATGCTAGGATGAGTACTGAATCAGTAGCAGTAATAAACATTGTGGATAGTATTGCTAAAATATTATTTACAGGGTTCTTTGGTATTGCCAGTGCAACAGCAGTAATGATAGGACATAAAATTGGAGAAAAAGAAGAGGAAGAAGCTATTAAATATGCATACCTATTGGGGAAAATATCTGTATATATAGGGATAGTAACAGGAGTAATCATGGTTATAATCATAAAACCGTTACTAAGTTTTTATAATTTAGAGGTGGAAGTTTATGACTTAGTGGTAAAAACAACTTATATGCTGGCAGTTCTGACACCGTTTAAAAGTTTTACAGCAACTACAGTGGTAGGAATATTAAGGGCTGGAGGAGATGTGAAATATTGTTTGGTCTTAGATATAACAGCACTTTGGCTTGTGGGAATACCTCTTGTGATCTATGGAGGATTGACCTTGGGGTTGCCTATCTATATAGTTTATGGACTGGCCGGAAGTGAGGAAGTTATAAAGTTTATTTTTAGTGTTAGGAGAGTTATTTCAAAAAAATGGATTACAAATTTAGTGGAAAATATGTAG
- a CDS encoding glycerol-3-phosphate responsive antiterminator: MGLIEKLELNPIIAAVKDEKTLREALNSDIEVIFLLKSTILTIETMVEKIKKTGKIVFVHIDLIDGMSPTVDALEYLNEKTELDGIISTKSALIKEAKKRKLLTIQRFFILDSISYKNSLKYARATKPDIVEILPGAMPKIIKRFLYNYKCPLIASGIIMDKEDVILALKAGAIGISTTKSDIWTL, translated from the coding sequence ATGGGATTAATTGAGAAATTGGAGTTGAATCCAATAATAGCGGCAGTAAAAGATGAAAAAACATTGAGAGAAGCCTTAAATAGTGATATAGAGGTAATCTTTCTTTTAAAATCAACTATATTAACCATTGAGACAATGGTGGAGAAAATAAAAAAAACGGGTAAGATTGTTTTTGTACATATAGATTTGATAGATGGTATGTCCCCTACAGTAGATGCACTTGAATATTTAAATGAAAAGACAGAATTGGATGGAATTATTAGTACTAAATCAGCCTTGATAAAGGAGGCTAAAAAACGAAAATTACTGACAATACAAAGATTTTTTATCTTGGATTCTATCTCATATAAAAATAGTTTGAAATATGCTAGGGCAACTAAGCCAGATATTGTAGAAATCTTACCAGGAGCTATGCCAAAAATAATAAAAAGATTTTTATATAATTATAAATGTCCTCTTATAGCAAGTGGAATAATAATGGATAAAGAGGATGTTATATTAGCTCTAAAAGCCGGAGCTATAGGTATATCTACAACTAAATCAGACATATGGACTTTGTGA
- a CDS encoding MIP/aquaporin family protein, whose product MKSKGIIGECLAEFLGTGILIFFGVGCVAALVVAGVDMGQWEISIVWGLGVTMAIYVTAGVSGAHLNPAVTLALMTRRGFEKSKVLPYIVSQILGAFSSAGLVYFLYRHLFVAYDKAHGIIRGSVESLSTAGIFSTYPNPHIDNFQAFVVEVVITAVLMMTIFAVGDDQNGAPKGHTSAILVGIVIAVIGASMGPLTGFAMNPARDFGPKLFAFFAGWGKVAFTGGLANPYFWVPILGPIVGAQLGGLVYDKVIATNLPKGVCDLENKEECEEEIGVFNN is encoded by the coding sequence ATGAAAAGTAAAGGAATTATAGGTGAATGTTTAGCTGAATTTCTAGGGACAGGAATTTTAATATTTTTTGGAGTAGGTTGTGTAGCAGCACTAGTAGTAGCAGGTGTTGACATGGGACAATGGGAAATTAGTATCGTTTGGGGATTAGGTGTAACTATGGCAATATATGTAACAGCTGGAGTATCAGGAGCACATTTAAATCCAGCAGTAACTTTGGCACTAATGACTCGTAGAGGATTTGAAAAATCTAAGGTTTTACCGTATATTGTATCTCAAATTTTAGGAGCTTTCTCATCAGCAGGGTTAGTTTACTTTCTTTATAGACATCTATTTGTAGCTTACGACAAAGCTCATGGAATAATCAGAGGAAGTGTAGAAAGTTTATCTACAGCAGGAATTTTTTCTACGTACCCAAATCCACATATCGATAACTTTCAAGCATTTGTAGTGGAAGTTGTAATAACAGCAGTACTTATGATGACAATTTTTGCAGTTGGAGATGACCAAAATGGTGCTCCTAAAGGACATACATCAGCGATCTTAGTTGGTATAGTAATTGCAGTAATTGGAGCATCTATGGGACCACTTACAGGATTTGCTATGAATCCAGCTAGAGATTTTGGACCGAAATTATTTGCATTTTTCGCAGGATGGGGAAAGGTAGCCTTTACAGGTGGCTTGGCAAATCCATATTTCTGGGTACCAATCTTAGGACCGATAGTTGGGGCACAGCTTGGAGGGTTAGTATACGATAAAGTGATTGCAACAAACCTACCAAAGGGTGTTTGTGATTTAGAAAATAAAGAAGAATGTGAGGAAGAAATCGGAGTATTTAACAACTAA
- the glpK gene encoding glycerol kinase GlpK has product MAKKYVIALDQGTTSSRAIIFDKSGHIVGSSQREFTQIYPKAGWVEHDPMEIWATQSSMLTEVLAKTGIKPEEVASIGITNQRETAVVWEKSTGKPVYNAIVWQCRRTASICDDIKEQGHEGYIRKNTGLVVDAYFSGTKVKWILDNVEGAREKAENGELLFGTIDTWLIWKLTNGKTHVTDYTNASRTMLFNIKELKWDEKLLEILDVPKSMLPEVKNSSEIYGETNLGGKGGFRIPIAGIAGDQQAALFGQAGFKPGDAKNTYGTGCFLLMNTGTEMVESKNGLLTTIAIGIDGKVEYALEGSVFVGGASVQWLRDEMGLIKDAADTEYFANKVKDSNGVYVVPAFVGLGSPYWDMYARGCIVGLTRGANRNHIIRATLEAIAYQSKDLIEAMQDDSGIKLSSLKVDGGAVANNFLMQFQSDILGAEVLRPEVTETTALGAAYLAGLAVGFWNDKDEIMEKWNLDRLYEPKLDEETKETLYKGWKKAVTRSQDWEND; this is encoded by the coding sequence ATGGCAAAGAAATATGTTATAGCATTAGACCAAGGAACTACAAGCTCAAGAGCAATTATTTTTGATAAAAGTGGGCATATTGTAGGTTCTTCACAAAGAGAATTTACTCAAATATATCCTAAAGCAGGATGGGTAGAGCACGATCCAATGGAAATATGGGCTACTCAAAGTTCAATGTTAACAGAAGTTTTAGCTAAAACAGGAATTAAGCCTGAAGAAGTAGCAAGTATCGGAATCACAAACCAAAGAGAAACAGCAGTAGTATGGGAAAAAAGTACAGGAAAACCTGTATACAATGCTATAGTATGGCAATGTAGAAGAACTGCTTCTATCTGCGATGATATCAAAGAGCAAGGGCATGAGGGATATATAAGAAAAAATACAGGATTAGTAGTGGATGCTTATTTTAGTGGTACTAAGGTTAAGTGGATCTTAGATAACGTAGAAGGAGCCCGTGAAAAAGCAGAAAATGGAGAGTTACTTTTCGGGACTATCGATACTTGGTTGATTTGGAAATTAACTAATGGAAAAACTCATGTGACTGACTATACAAATGCATCTAGAACTATGTTATTTAATATAAAAGAGTTAAAATGGGATGAAAAACTATTAGAAATATTAGATGTACCAAAATCTATGTTACCAGAAGTGAAAAATTCAAGTGAAATTTATGGAGAAACTAACTTAGGTGGTAAAGGTGGATTTAGAATTCCTATCGCTGGGATAGCAGGAGATCAGCAGGCTGCATTATTTGGACAAGCTGGTTTTAAACCAGGAGATGCAAAGAATACCTATGGTACAGGATGTTTCTTACTTATGAATACAGGAACAGAGATGGTGGAATCTAAAAATGGATTGTTAACTACTATTGCTATTGGAATTGATGGAAAGGTAGAATATGCTTTAGAAGGAAGTGTATTTGTAGGTGGAGCATCGGTACAATGGCTTCGTGATGAGATGGGACTTATCAAAGATGCAGCAGATACTGAGTATTTTGCTAATAAAGTAAAGGATAGTAACGGTGTATATGTAGTACCTGCATTTGTAGGACTAGGATCTCCGTATTGGGATATGTATGCAAGAGGATGTATTGTAGGTCTTACTCGTGGCGCTAATAGAAATCATATTATAAGAGCGACTTTAGAAGCAATAGCATACCAAAGTAAAGATCTTATAGAAGCTATGCAAGATGATTCAGGAATAAAATTATCTAGTTTAAAAGTTGATGGTGGAGCAGTTGCAAATAATTTCTTGATGCAATTTCAATCAGATATCTTAGGAGCAGAAGTGTTAAGACCTGAAGTGACTGAGACTACAGCTTTAGGAGCTGCTTATCTAGCTGGTCTTGCTGTTGGATTCTGGAATGATAAAGATGAAATAATGGAAAAATGGAACTTAGATAGATTGTATGAGCCTAAGTTAGATGAAGAGACAAAAGAAACATTGTATAAAGGTTGGAAAAAAGCAGTGACTAGATCACAAGATTGGGAAAATGACTAA